A DNA window from Nocardiopsis changdeensis contains the following coding sequences:
- a CDS encoding ParA family protein, whose translation MTIYTVAAWKGGVGKSTIAYELAWQLDAVLLDLDFDDGGVTKSWGYNFEDRVNAPLLDAISSGKTPRFLNGRNKPDLLPSHRDLERVQPDVETMQGLIRKWAADWGRDIVIDTHPGGLPLTYAAMGVAKVTVSPVTFGQKEFKSLEAMTRELADYPILIVPNKTPISPPQWAINRLEAIEAAGFDIADPLPNETWIPNRQIRIPITREPVPKRAERFEEGILALGEKILSYE comes from the coding sequence ATGACGATCTACACAGTGGCGGCATGGAAGGGCGGAGTCGGCAAATCGACCATCGCCTACGAGCTTGCCTGGCAGTTGGACGCGGTCCTGCTGGACTTGGACTTCGACGACGGTGGTGTGACCAAGTCCTGGGGATACAACTTCGAGGATCGAGTCAACGCCCCCCTGCTCGACGCGATCAGTTCGGGTAAGACCCCCCGCTTCTTGAACGGGCGCAACAAGCCTGACCTGCTACCGTCTCACCGCGACCTGGAGAGGGTCCAGCCGGACGTTGAGACCATGCAGGGTCTGATCAGGAAGTGGGCGGCTGACTGGGGGCGGGATATCGTCATCGACACTCATCCTGGTGGCCTTCCCCTGACGTACGCAGCCATGGGAGTCGCCAAGGTCACGGTGAGCCCTGTCACCTTCGGCCAGAAGGAGTTCAAGTCTCTTGAGGCCATGACTCGGGAGCTAGCTGACTACCCCATCCTCATCGTGCCGAACAAGACCCCGATCTCTCCCCCGCAATGGGCGATCAACCGGCTTGAAGCGATCGAAGCAGCTGGCTTTGACATCGCTGATCCTCTCCCCAACGAGACGTGGATCCCCAACCGCCAGATTCGCATCCCCATCACACGGGAGCCGGTACCCAAACGAGCCGAGCGTTTCGAGGAAGGAATCCTCGCCCTAGGCGAGAAAATCTTGAGCTATGAGTAG
- a CDS encoding ParB/RepB/Spo0J family partition protein yields the protein MSSGLRKLKNQRAERRQAPPPDHPRKTYTRPPITVPLAKLAPNPHNPRQTMTEVDELAHSLRTVGQKQPVVAMTRAAYLALMPEDEAVVGDADLVVVAGSRRLAAAHHASLPELIVHVDDSPDSAALILEAAIVENMHRVDLHPLEEARSLEQLRDLLGLNQKELAERLGRTSAFISQRLSLLKLVPELQTEFLAGRVKVEQARSLARYDAADQWSQWEALINGVNGEGGAEGDSLPVARVPQPINAVNPDGTSSSPGGLEVDRHRDATQEGAEGSQPPLVQQATNGVNGEDGAAEGDNLPVARVPQPINAVNPEGESDRPRYEQLTLELTWEPEQIVDELHQRLGADKFNELATAILARATVQ from the coding sequence ATGAGTAGCGGACTGCGGAAACTCAAGAACCAGAGGGCAGAGCGACGCCAGGCACCTCCTCCGGACCACCCTCGGAAGACCTACACTCGGCCGCCGATCACGGTCCCGCTTGCCAAGCTCGCACCGAACCCCCACAACCCTCGGCAGACGATGACCGAGGTGGATGAACTGGCGCACAGCCTGCGCACGGTGGGCCAGAAGCAACCAGTGGTGGCGATGACGCGAGCCGCATATCTCGCCCTCATGCCCGAGGATGAAGCGGTCGTCGGGGATGCCGACCTGGTTGTGGTTGCTGGCTCTCGACGCTTGGCGGCTGCACACCATGCGTCGTTGCCTGAGCTGATCGTTCACGTTGATGACTCACCGGATAGCGCCGCCCTCATCTTGGAAGCGGCCATCGTTGAAAACATGCACCGTGTCGACCTGCACCCCTTGGAGGAGGCCCGTTCCCTAGAGCAACTCCGGGATCTCTTGGGCCTGAACCAGAAGGAACTGGCAGAGCGCCTAGGCCGCACCAGTGCGTTCATCTCCCAACGCCTGAGTCTCCTCAAGCTGGTGCCCGAACTCCAGACTGAGTTTCTTGCCGGCAGGGTGAAGGTCGAGCAGGCTCGTTCGCTGGCTCGGTACGACGCCGCAGATCAGTGGTCCCAGTGGGAGGCACTGATTAACGGCGTTAATGGGGAGGGTGGTGCCGAGGGGGACAGCCTTCCCGTGGCGAGGGTGCCTCAGCCGATTAACGCCGTTAATCCTGACGGGACAAGCAGCTCTCCGGGTGGCTTGGAGGTGGACCGGCACCGGGACGCCACGCAGGAGGGTGCTGAGGGCAGCCAACCACCCCTAGTGCAGCAAGCGACTAACGGCGTTAATGGGGAGGATGGTGCTGCCGAGGGGGACAACCTTCCCGTGGCGAGGGTGCCTCAGCCGATTAACGCCGTTAATCCGGAGGGGGAAAGCGACCGACCTCGGTACGAGCAGTTGACCTTGGAGCTGACGTGGGAACCCGAACAGATCGTAGATGAGCTGCACCAACGGCTCGGAGCCGACAAGTTCAATGAGTTGGCCACTGCGATCCTGGCCCGAGCCACGGTGCAGTAG
- a CDS encoding DUF397 domain-containing protein, giving the protein MSSMPVPPDEDFRKSTYSSQGGECVEYAQTGDSAHLRDTKNRDQLCLSVSLYEMTAFLRAAPSAR; this is encoded by the coding sequence ATGAGCAGCATGCCCGTTCCGCCCGACGAGGACTTCCGCAAGTCCACGTACAGCTCGCAGGGCGGGGAGTGCGTTGAGTACGCGCAGACGGGGGACTCCGCCCATCTGCGCGACACTAAGAACCGCGACCAGCTGTGCCTGTCCGTGTCCCTGTACGAGATGACCGCATTCCTCCGAGCGGCTCCCTCCGCCCGCTAG
- a CDS encoding helix-turn-helix domain-containing protein has protein sequence MAREKTAVDELALSRFADELRARRVSAGLSQTELGQLAGYSRQAVGEVERLRQPPTRKLAEALDKALEARGELLALLPRRGVPERGRLMIGYVPLERQATSLDQFHAQVVPALLQTEDYARADLAGTVPPQPSSVLDEWLRTRMERQRVRRKHPLAAQFVIDEGALRRQIGGPEVMAAQYKHILSQMDDPFVTVQVLPFSAGAHPAQHGACTILHLEGPHAEPVLYVETMAGSQIVAEPTVVAQAARRFAALRGIALSPAHSREYIRALATSEH, from the coding sequence ATGGCACGTGAAAAGACCGCTGTGGACGAGCTGGCGTTGTCGCGCTTCGCCGATGAGCTGAGGGCCCGACGCGTCAGCGCCGGGCTGAGCCAGACCGAGTTGGGCCAACTCGCGGGGTATTCCCGCCAGGCAGTGGGAGAGGTTGAACGGCTGCGTCAGCCACCCACACGGAAGCTGGCGGAAGCACTGGACAAGGCCCTTGAGGCCAGAGGCGAACTGCTGGCCCTGCTTCCGCGCCGCGGAGTTCCCGAGCGCGGTCGCCTGATGATCGGATACGTCCCACTGGAAAGGCAGGCCACCTCCCTGGACCAGTTCCACGCCCAAGTCGTACCTGCGCTGCTCCAGACCGAGGACTACGCTCGGGCGGACCTGGCGGGCACTGTGCCGCCACAGCCCTCATCGGTGCTGGACGAGTGGCTGCGCACACGGATGGAGCGCCAGCGGGTCCGGCGAAAGCACCCGTTGGCTGCCCAGTTCGTCATCGATGAGGGGGCTCTCCGTCGACAGATTGGCGGACCTGAGGTAATGGCCGCGCAGTACAAGCACATCCTGAGCCAGATGGACGATCCGTTCGTAACGGTGCAGGTGCTACCGTTCTCAGCCGGTGCGCATCCCGCGCAGCACGGGGCTTGCACGATCCTGCACTTGGAGGGTCCGCATGCCGAGCCCGTGCTATATGTCGAAACCATGGCTGGAAGCCAAATCGTGGCCGAACCAACCGTGGTCGCGCAGGCCGCGCGCCGGTTCGCCGCGTTGCGGGGAATCGCGCTCTCCCCGGCCCACAGCCGGGAGTACATCCGAGCGCTGGCAACATCCGAGCACTAG
- a CDS encoding ATP-binding protein — protein sequence MNATRSRTFNVNGGILPVSDAPSWLDFTAQAVTVLSGRFNTAPAHARAWMSETAAGWGAAPDPIEAAAIIVSELVTNAHKHTDSGRGLIALRMLVRRADRAVRIEVRDAGLPGGAPPALGAAATDAAALDEHGRGLFLVDALSDSWGAEPHAGWMSPQGVLSAGTTVWSHPTGLYAA from the coding sequence ATGAATGCTACCCGTTCGAGAACGTTCAACGTCAATGGCGGGATCCTCCCCGTCTCAGATGCCCCGTCCTGGTTGGACTTCACCGCCCAAGCGGTGACCGTGCTGTCGGGCCGCTTCAACACGGCCCCCGCCCACGCCCGCGCATGGATGAGCGAGACAGCCGCCGGGTGGGGAGCCGCACCGGACCCGATCGAGGCCGCGGCGATCATCGTGAGCGAGCTGGTCACCAACGCCCACAAGCACACCGACAGCGGCCGCGGCCTGATCGCCCTGCGGATGCTGGTGCGCCGCGCCGACCGGGCGGTGCGGATCGAGGTCCGCGACGCCGGCCTTCCCGGAGGCGCCCCTCCCGCCCTGGGCGCGGCCGCGACCGATGCCGCTGCCCTGGACGAGCACGGGCGCGGCCTTTTCCTGGTCGACGCCCTCAGCGATTCCTGGGGTGCCGAGCCGCACGCGGGATGGATGAGCCCACAGGGCGTGCTGTCCGCCGGCACAACGGTGTGGTCCCACCCCACCGGGCTGTACGCCGCATGA